GGTAGAACGCGAAATCTTCACCAATCGGGCTGGCTTCGATACGACGCGCTTCAAAGCCTTCTTCATCCGCCACCTGTAGCGCGAAATCAACCCATTCTGCCGTGTTGACCACGGACGGCGGTCCTGCATGCCAGATAAACTCAATTTCCGCGCCAAAGGTACTGGCAACACCTGCCACGATTTGACGAAAACGCTGTTCAATCAAATCGCGTACCTCCTGATTAAACGTTCTCACCGTGCCTTCAAGATAAGCCGTATCAGGAATCACGTTCCAGGTACTGCCGCTATGCACCTGGGTAATCGACACCACGGCATTGTTATCAGAAGGAACGGTACGACTGATGATACTCTGCACCGATGAAATCAACTGGCCCAGAATAATAATCGGATCGTTGCCCTCATGCGGCTTCGCCGCATGGCAGCCTTTTGCAGCAATCTTGATTTCAAAACGGTCGACGCCCGCCGTCAGTGCGCCCTCTTTTCCGCCAATCACGCCGACGGGCAGCGTCGGATCATTATGAATACCAAAAATCGCCGCCGCATTATCCAGCGCGCCAGTCGCAATCACTTCCGGTGCGCCCAGACCGGTTTCTTCAGCGGCCTGGAACAGAATACGTACGGTGCCTTTCAATTCCGTTTCAATCTTCTTCAGCAAAATCGCGGCGCCCAGCGCGGCGGAAGAGTGGAAATCATGCCCGCAGGCATGCATTACGCCTTTGCTGGTTGAAGTGAATTCCACGCCTGATTCTTCTTCGATCGGCAAGGCATCAATATCAGACCGGACGATCACCAGCGGCCCATCCTGTTGCCCGCCCACTTCAGCCACCAAACCCGTTTTCAGCGGCAGCTCTAGGATACGAATCCCTTCTTTCTCCAGCGCTTCTCTGATCTTGCGGGTGGTTTCAAATTCCTGGTTCGATAATTCAGGGTGCCGATGCAGATCGTGCCGGAATGCCTGAATAAATTGCGCCAGCGGTTCATGCTGAGATGCTATTTTCATTGATGTTTACTCCAACATTGTCCGCCCAATTTACGGGCGTGCAGGTGAATCTTTTGTTTTCGGTTAAATATCATACTCAACCGGCTCAGGGATCTTAGTTAGCTGACGCAGGAAACGCTGTGTCTGCGGATTATCAGAAAAACTGATCACTTTTTCCGCCGGACCTTCTTCAACAATATGACCGTCCGCCATGAAAATGACCCGATCCGCCACTTCCTGAGCGAATTGCATCTCATGCGTCACGATAACCATCGTCGTGTTGTTTTTCGCCAGTTTCTGAATAACCTGCAACACTTCATGGACGCGTTCCGGGTCCAGTGCCGACGTCGGCTCGTCAAACAGGATCGCTTTCGGATCGACCGCCAACGCCCGAGCAATACTCACGCGCTGTTGCTGCCCGCCGGATAACGTCACCGGATATTGCGCCGCCTGCGGCAACAACCCCACCTGTTCCAGCAGCGCAAGACCCATCTCATTCGCCTGTTTTTTAGGCATTTTCTTCACAACAATCAGCGCTTCAGTAATGTTTTCCAGCGCCGTCTTATTTTTGAACAGATTATAGTTCTGGAACACCATCGCCGTTTGGCGGCGCAGCGCATAGGCCGCCTTAGTTGAATAGTGGCGCGTGTCCAGACGTTGTTCGCCGATCTCAATCGTTCCTGACTCCGGTGTTTCCAGCAGGTTCAAACAGCGTAATAGGGTCGATTTACCCGAACCGGATGGCCCAATAATGGCCACGACTTCGCCTTTGGCGATATCCAGACTGATGTTATTCAGCACCACCTGATCGCCAAAGCTTTTCGTGAGATTCTTTACACTGATCATTTCAGCCCCTTATCGCTGTAGCGAGTGATTTAGTTTCTTTTCCAGCTGCTTTTGCAGCCAGGCATAAACAATGATCACCAGCCAATAAATCAAACCCACAACCAGGAAGGTTTCAAAGAAACGCAATGACTCTGCGGCAATCATCTTGCCTTCCGCAAACAGTTCGGATACGCCCAGCGCAAATGCCACCGATGTATCTTTAATCAGGGAAATAAATGTGTTGCCCGTTGCGGGTAAGGCATTGAGCATAGCCTGAGGGAGCACAATCCTGCGGTAAATCTGCGCTTTGTTCATACCAATGGATAAACCGGCTTCTGTTTGACCGAAATCCACAGACGCCAGGGCAGCGCGAAATATTTCCGCCATGTAAGCCGATGTCTTCAGACTGAAGCCAATGATCGCCGCCGTCATCGCATCGAGGTTGGATAGTCCGGGAAAAAGCTGCGGCAAACCAAAATAGATGATAAACAACTGTACCAGAGAAGGAATACCACGGAACAAAGAGATGTAGAGTTCCACGATTTTCACCACGATGATGTTTTTGGTTTCGCGAACCAGCGCCAATACCAAGCCGATGAGCATAGCAAAAAACATCGAAACCACGGCAAGCAACAACGTGGTCGGTAAATAAGCTAATACCTGGGGGAATACCTTTAACAGATAGGCGAGATCGATATTCATGAGTGATACCATGGGTACTGCCATCGTACGGTGGACACCGCGCCGACGGCATTAAGATTGTCGTGAGACTGCCACGAATTACTGAGCAGAAGGGGGCGTCGTGATATCTTCACCGAAATATTTAATCGCCAGATCTTTCAAACGCCCGTCAGCACGCATTTTATCCAGCTCTTCATCAAACTGTTTACGCAGTGCATCACCCTTCTCGTTTTTATGGAACGGGAAACTGACCTCTTCCACCACCAGCGAATTACCAACCAACTTGAATGGCAGGTTACGCTTGTTAATTTCCGCCAGCAGAATCGGACGGGAGTTCACGTAGCCCTCGACACGTTTGGACAGGGCATCGTTCATTGCGCCATCGCGTGTCTCATAAGTACGGATGTTCACGCTGCCGTCAGGGAACGCTTTCTTTAAATTGTTGATGTGGTTAGAGCCCAGCACACCGGCGACCGTTTTTCCTTTCAGATCGTCCAGCGAGTTGATATCGTTATTATCTTTGTGGGTTACAATCTGGCTGCCGTAGAAGCTGTAAGGGCGTGCGAAATTATACTTCTCCTGACGGACTGGCGTAATGGCCACCACATTGGCGACGGTATCCAGTTTACCCGCCTCCAATTGCCCCATAAGGCCGCTAAAATCAGCCGTGACCCATTCAACTTTATAGTTTAAATCCTTAGCGATGGTTTCCGTGATCTCAACGTCAAAACCGACCAGTTTATTATCTTGCTTAAAACCGCTGGGATAGCTTTGGCCCGTTGACCCCACTTTCAACACTTTCTCACCCTGAGTCGTATCCTGAGAATCACAGCCTGCTACAAGAAAGGCAGTCGTCAGCGCTAAAACAGACAAAGTTAATTTTTTCATTATCATTTTCATGCCTCTTATTTTAAATTTCTTTTTTTCCACTGGTCATATAATGGGTCATCAAGGATTTTTTGCATATAAATCGTCAGGTGCCCTTTCCCCAAATTGGCTTGCCCGACTTCCCTGAAACCATAATGCTTATACATCTCAATCAGCCAAGGATGGCTTTGCGCCGTCCCTAATGACACTGCGGGAGCCTTAAGCTGACCAATTAAAATATTCTGCTCAAGCCAGGCCATCATTTGCTTGCCCAGTCCCTGCTTTTTATAATCGGGATGCGTGGCAAACCATCCGAGATGCGGCAACCCATAAGGGCCGGGCTCCGGTCCCCAGGGATAACGGATAGTGAATGAGGACACCATAATGCCGTCCTTCTCCATCACGTACACGCCGTGAGATGAAATGTGTCTGCGAACCATGTCAATGTCCGCATGCGCCGCAGAAAAATTGATGCCTAGCTGACGTATCGGCTCAAAAGCGGACAACGCCAACGCCAGGAATGATTCATCATCCTCCAGCATAGCCTGGCGAAATACAATACTCATGATTTCACCTTTACGCAGGCAGCAGACCTGAGTTATTCGCGTAGCGTATAACATCATCTACTTTCTGAGGCGCGCTGCCCAGATAGTTAGCCGGGTTCAGCCATTCATCCAACTCAGCCGATGTCAGTTGAGCAGATAATACAGGGTGTTCCAGGAGGACAGATTTGAATGACTGGTTCTTCTCGAACGCCCGCATAGCGCATTCATAAACCAGATGATGTGCCGTCTGTTTGCCAAGACGCGTGCCAATCTCAAACATCACCTTCTCGGATAGCAGCAACCCGTTTTGCAATTCCAGATTCGCCAACATCTGTTTTTCATTCACCGACATACCACGCAGAATACCCAACGCATTCTGGAGTTGTGCGGACAGATAGATGTTGATTTCCGGCAATGCGATCCACTCGGCACGCCAGCTCATGGCGTCACGCTCATGTTCCACTTTCATGGACTCATGGATGAGCGCGGCGCTTTTAAACACCGGCGCGGTCAGGCTGGCCAGCCCTTCCAGCGCGGCCGGGTTGCGTTTGTGCGGCATGGTCGTGGACCCGATTTTTCCTTCGGAAAAAGGTTCTTCGATCTCGTTAATTTCGGTACGCATCAGGTTATAAAGCTCGTTGCCGATCTTACCCAGCGTACCGCTGATAAGCACAACAATGGAAGCATACTCGGAGAAACGGTCGCGGGCGGACTGCCAGCCAATATTTGGCGTATTCAGACCCAGCTTATCCAGCGTCAGGCGCTCAATTTCAGGGCCTTTTTCACCAAAAGAGGCATAGGTTCCGATAGCGCCGTTGATGTTACCAACCAGTACACGCTGTTTAATTTCGCTCAGACGTTCAAGATGACGGACAAACTCATCCAGCCAGACCGCCAGTTTAAAACCAAACGTGGTCGGCAGCGCTTGCATGCCGTGAGTCCGTCCGGTCATAAGTGTGTATTGGTGTTTCTTCGACAGGCGTTTTAATTCAACAGCCAGCAGTTGAGTATCACGGAAAACAATGTCAAAAGACTGCTTTAATTGCAGAACGGTAGCGGTATCGACAATGTCCTGCGTTGTTACGCCATAATGGATAAATTCGCCCGCCGCGCCACACTGCTTCTGAATCGCGGTAATCGTCGGCATCAAGGAATGCTTCATGCGGGCGGCATCTTTGGCGATATCTTCCACATTCAGCGCGCCGGCATCCGCTTTTTCAGCAATGGTGTTCGCCGCTTCTTGCGGGATAATACCGAGCTCTCCTTCGGCCAGCGCCAAAGCAACTTCCACTTCAACCTGTTTTGTCAGGCGGTTCTGCTCTGACCACACGTCCCGCATTTCAGGCGTGCCAAAATTATTCCCTATAAGAAGAAAATCAATAAGATGTGATGCCATAATTTACTCGTTAGTATTGGATTTATCAGGCGGGGTTTATGTCTTGTTTTTAATCTTTAAAAATATAACATGTGCAAATTAGGTGGCTTATACCTTCGGGATCTATCATAGATCAAAAAGTTTTATTAAAAGTTATGATGATGGAAACCCCACCACGCCTTGAATGGTTTAGCGGCAGGGCAATAGCGCGGTGACGTCAAAACCGATGCAGACGAAAAAAAAGCACATCTTTCGATATGCTTTTCTCTGAAGTTGGTCGGCGAGAGAGGATTCGAACCTCCGACCCACTGGTCCCAAACCAGTTGCGCTACCAAGCTGCGCTACTCGCCGAATGCACTGCTTTATTGCTTAAGCATCACGGATGCTTGTCGTCTGTGTGGTGCGAAGAGAGGGACTTGAACCCTCACGTCCGTTAAGACACTAACACCTGAAGCTAGCGCGTCTACCAATTCCGCCACCTTCGCATAACCCTATATCACAAACGCTTCAGTCTGGGGTGGCTAATGGGACTCGAACCCACGACAACTGGAATCACAATCCAGGGCTCTACCAACTGAGCTATAGCCACCATAAACCACGCTGACTTTTACTGCTTTATTACGCGGTACTTACTTTACGGGGTAAATGTACCACCGCAGCTCTTGCACACAACTTAGTGGTGCGCCCGACAGGATTCGAACCTGAGACCTCTGCCTCCGGAGGGCAGCGCTCTATCCAGCTGAGCTACGGGCGCTTAGCGCCGTTGCGGGAGGGGATACTACGTATTTAGCAGGTGCCTGTCTAGTGCTTTTTTATCGAAATGTTGTGTTTGCTTATGCTTTGCTCATTTCACGTTAAATAACGTACAAATCCGTTTTCCCCTCCCCGAAAAACTACGATTTTGCCCCGATAATCACTCCTTTATTACCCAGCCCCAGCGCAAAATAACACAGGCTGACCAACGCCAAAAACGCCATACCGACAAGTAATGACATACGCGTATCAATATTTATGTACATCCCCACCAGAACACACAGCAAAAACGCCATCGTCAAATAGTTCATCCAGGGGAAAAACACAGATTTGAACGGATGGTTCATTAAAGCCGCGCGATGCTGCTCACGAAAACGCAGTTGGCTAATCAGCACCACAAACCACGGCACCATCCCCGGCAACACGCTGGCACTATACACATAAACAAATACCTTTTCTGGATTCGGGATAATGTAATTAAGCAGCGAACCCGCCAACAGGCAGAGAATAGAAATTGTGACGCCGGCCGCCGGGACGCCACTGGCCGTCACTTTACCCAACCATGCAGGCAGTTGACGGTTATTAGCCAGTGAATAAAGCATACGCCCACAGCTATACATTCCGCTGTTGCAACCGGATAACGCCGCCGTCAGGACGACAAAATTAATGATCCCAGCCGCCGCGGTGATGCCGATTTTTGCGAAGGTCAGGACAAATGGGCTGCCGGATGTGCCGATTTCATTCCACGGAAAGATGGTCACGATGACAAAAATCGCGCCCACGTAGAAAATCAGAATGCGCCATAAAATATTATTGATGGCGCGCTTCAGCGTCACCTGCGGATTTTTGGCCTCACCTGCCGTGATGCCGACCAGCTCAACGCCCTGATAAGACGCTACGACCAGACACAGCGCAAACAGCAAACCTTTCCAGCCGCCGGCAAGAAAACCGCCGTGCGCGGTCAGATTGGTTAAACCGGTCGCCTGCCCGTAATTACCGAAACCGAAGAAAATCACCCCCAGCCCGACCACGATCATCACAATAATCGTGGTGATTTTAATCATCGCGAACCAGAACTCGATCTCACCATACAGACGTACCGCCGCCAGATTTGCCCCTGCGACAAGTACAACCGCCGCAATCGCGGGTATCCATTGCGGCAATTCGGGAAACCAGTACTGCACATAAACCCCAATCGCCGTGATTTCGGAGATCCCGACAGCCATCCACATGAACCAATAACCCCATGCGGTGAGATAGCCGAAAAAAGGATTCATATACTTATGGGCGTACACCGCGAAGGAACCCGCAACAGGCTCCAGATACAGCATCTCGCCCATTGAACGCATGATAAAGAAAACGAATATCCCCGCGACGATATAGGCCAGCAAAACCGATGGCCCTGCCCATTTTAGCGCACTGGCCGCCCCCATAAACAACCCGACGCCGATCGTCCCGCCCAGCGCAATCAGCTCAATGTGCCGCGCTTCCAAGCCCCGATGGAGCTTTTCCTGTTTTACATCTTCCGCCATAAATCTTCTGTCCTTACTGTGTTGTGTTTATCCCGGCGTCTGCCGGTTATTGTTGTTATCAGCCTCCAACGCACTGTGCGTTGCCGTAAATTAGCGGTTGCGAAGATACAACAATGTGAATTGGAATCACGCATCAGATTTGATCAACAAACCGATGAATAGGATTCTGTATTTCTTATCGATTGGCAAATAGGCAATTAAAACCAAATAAGCATAAAAAGATAGTTTTATATGCTAAGGAGAAAGGTTGAAGCAAGCGATCGCCGCGCTAATGAGAAGGAAAGCTACAAACGCCCGCTGTAGTGATAAGCAACATATTTAAGTAACTTCACCTGGCGGAAAATACGGCCGGGTTGAGACACCAAACGATAAAGCCATTCCAGCCCCAAATTTTGCCAGACCAGCGGCGCCCGCTTTACCTGACCGGTAAACACATCATATGTACCGCCGACCCCCATATACAACGCATCGGGGTGATAGCTGCGGCAATCACGCATCAGAATTTCCTGCCGCGGCGACCCCATCGCCACGGTGACAATCTGCGCACTGCTGGCGCGGACACGCTCAAACAATGCGTCACGCTCTGACGGGGCGAAATAGCCATCCTGACTGCCAACAATATTGACGCGCCACTGCACCCGAAGCTTCGCTGCCGTTTGTGCCAGCACATCAGGCTTACCACCGATCAGGAAAACCGGCGTCCCTTCCTGACCGGCCCTCTGCATCAGCGATTCCCACAAATCGGCTCCGGCAATGCGGCTTACATCAGCCTGCGGATATTTGCGGCGAATCGAACGAACAATGCTGATCCCGTCCGCATATTTAAATTCAGCCTTATCCAGCAATGTACGCAGGGCGACATCTTTCTCGGCGG
This is a stretch of genomic DNA from Brenneria rubrifaciens. It encodes these proteins:
- a CDS encoding M20 peptidase aminoacylase family protein; its protein translation is MKIASQHEPLAQFIQAFRHDLHRHPELSNQEFETTRKIREALEKEGIRILELPLKTGLVAEVGGQQDGPLVIVRSDIDALPIEEESGVEFTSTSKGVMHACGHDFHSSAALGAAILLKKIETELKGTVRILFQAAEETGLGAPEVIATGALDNAAAIFGIHNDPTLPVGVIGGKEGALTAGVDRFEIKIAAKGCHAAKPHEGNDPIIILGQLISSVQSIISRTVPSDNNAVVSITQVHSGSTWNVIPDTAYLEGTVRTFNQEVRDLIEQRFRQIVAGVASTFGAEIEFIWHAGPPSVVNTAEWVDFALQVADEEGFEARRIEASPIGEDFAFYQQRLPGTFMMVGSGGPYALHHPKFRVDDRALFPTAHYLYQMAKQSLEQLASR
- a CDS encoding amino acid ABC transporter ATP-binding protein gives rise to the protein MISVKNLTKSFGDQVVLNNISLDIAKGEVVAIIGPSGSGKSTLLRCLNLLETPESGTIEIGEQRLDTRHYSTKAAYALRRQTAMVFQNYNLFKNKTALENITEALIVVKKMPKKQANEMGLALLEQVGLLPQAAQYPVTLSGGQQQRVSIARALAVDPKAILFDEPTSALDPERVHEVLQVIQKLAKNNTTMVIVTHEMQFAQEVADRVIFMADGHIVEEGPAEKVISFSDNPQTQRFLRQLTKIPEPVEYDI
- a CDS encoding amino acid ABC transporter permease, whose amino-acid sequence is MNIDLAYLLKVFPQVLAYLPTTLLLAVVSMFFAMLIGLVLALVRETKNIIVVKIVELYISLFRGIPSLVQLFIIYFGLPQLFPGLSNLDAMTAAIIGFSLKTSAYMAEIFRAALASVDFGQTEAGLSIGMNKAQIYRRIVLPQAMLNALPATGNTFISLIKDTSVAFALGVSELFAEGKMIAAESLRFFETFLVVGLIYWLVIIVYAWLQKQLEKKLNHSLQR
- a CDS encoding amino acid ABC transporter substrate-binding protein: MIMKKLTLSVLALTTAFLVAGCDSQDTTQGEKVLKVGSTGQSYPSGFKQDNKLVGFDVEITETIAKDLNYKVEWVTADFSGLMGQLEAGKLDTVANVVAITPVRQEKYNFARPYSFYGSQIVTHKDNNDINSLDDLKGKTVAGVLGSNHINNLKKAFPDGSVNIRTYETRDGAMNDALSKRVEGYVNSRPILLAEINKRNLPFKLVGNSLVVEEVSFPFHKNEKGDALRKQFDEELDKMRADGRLKDLAIKYFGEDITTPPSAQ
- a CDS encoding GNAT family N-acetyltransferase, which gives rise to MSIVFRQAMLEDDESFLALALSAFEPIRQLGINFSAAHADIDMVRRHISSHGVYVMEKDGIMVSSFTIRYPWGPEPGPYGLPHLGWFATHPDYKKQGLGKQMMAWLEQNILIGQLKAPAVSLGTAQSHPWLIEMYKHYGFREVGQANLGKGHLTIYMQKILDDPLYDQWKKRNLK
- the purB gene encoding adenylosuccinate lyase — protein: MASHLIDFLLIGNNFGTPEMRDVWSEQNRLTKQVEVEVALALAEGELGIIPQEAANTIAEKADAGALNVEDIAKDAARMKHSLMPTITAIQKQCGAAGEFIHYGVTTQDIVDTATVLQLKQSFDIVFRDTQLLAVELKRLSKKHQYTLMTGRTHGMQALPTTFGFKLAVWLDEFVRHLERLSEIKQRVLVGNINGAIGTYASFGEKGPEIERLTLDKLGLNTPNIGWQSARDRFSEYASIVVLISGTLGKIGNELYNLMRTEINEIEEPFSEGKIGSTTMPHKRNPAALEGLASLTAPVFKSAALIHESMKVEHERDAMSWRAEWIALPEINIYLSAQLQNALGILRGMSVNEKQMLANLELQNGLLLSEKVMFEIGTRLGKQTAHHLVYECAMRAFEKNQSFKSVLLEHPVLSAQLTSAELDEWLNPANYLGSAPQKVDDVIRYANNSGLLPA
- the thrP gene encoding bifunctional threonine/serine APC transporter ThrP, with the translated sequence MAEDVKQEKLHRGLEARHIELIALGGTIGVGLFMGAASALKWAGPSVLLAYIVAGIFVFFIMRSMGEMLYLEPVAGSFAVYAHKYMNPFFGYLTAWGYWFMWMAVGISEITAIGVYVQYWFPELPQWIPAIAAVVLVAGANLAAVRLYGEIEFWFAMIKITTIIVMIVVGLGVIFFGFGNYGQATGLTNLTAHGGFLAGGWKGLLFALCLVVASYQGVELVGITAGEAKNPQVTLKRAINNILWRILIFYVGAIFVIVTIFPWNEIGTSGSPFVLTFAKIGITAAAGIINFVVLTAALSGCNSGMYSCGRMLYSLANNRQLPAWLGKVTASGVPAAGVTISILCLLAGSLLNYIIPNPEKVFVYVYSASVLPGMVPWFVVLISQLRFREQHRAALMNHPFKSVFFPWMNYLTMAFLLCVLVGMYINIDTRMSLLVGMAFLALVSLCYFALGLGNKGVIIGAKS
- the wecG gene encoding lipopolysaccharide N-acetylmannosaminouronosyltransferase — encoded protein: MKEKTVIPLYSIRGLSIHGFRHIAQFVDYLFAGHRVQTGTLVAINAEKVLTAEKDVALRTLLDKAEFKYADGISIVRSIRRKYPQADVSRIAGADLWESLMQRAGQEGTPVFLIGGKPDVLAQTAAKLRVQWRVNIVGSQDGYFAPSERDALFERVRASSAQIVTVAMGSPRQEILMRDCRSYHPDALYMGVGGTYDVFTGQVKRAPLVWQNLGLEWLYRLVSQPGRIFRQVKLLKYVAYHYSGRL